In Mycobacteriales bacterium, one DNA window encodes the following:
- the thrS gene encoding threonine--tRNA ligase: MADLRITLDGAPRVVSTGETVGTILADAGIEAVGVRANEIALHDLSWLPEDGDALESIPLASPEGRAILRHSTAHVMAQAVTDLFPDAKFAIGPPVDNGFYYDFDVAEPFTPDDVERIEARMREIISADQRFTRRRLEPDEARALFHDQPYKLDIIDRATSGQVSGEEMVDAAGPEITVYDNKTNGDVAWTDLCRGPHVPSTGAIPAFKLMRTAAAYWRGDEHNQQLQRIYGTAWESQQALDDYLVRLEEAEKRDHRRLGADLDLFSFPEEIGSGLAVFHPKGAAVRRVMEDYSRRRHEQADYSFVYSPHITKENLFQTSGHLQWYADGMYPPMQMEGHDYYLKPMNCPFHCLIFQARGRSYRDLPLRFFEFGTVYRYEKSGVVHGLTRARGFAQDDAHIFCTREQMGEELKSLLGFVLSLLSDYGLSDFYLELSTRDDSEKFVGEQADWDEATEALREAAVDSGLELVPDPGGAAFYGPKISVQARDAIGRSWQISTIQLDFQTPARFGLEYQTADNTRAQPVMIHRALFGSVERFFAVLLEHYAGAFPAWLAPVQVTCIPIAERHVPYLEEIAARLRGAGLRVEVDTSDERMQKKIAKAQTEKVPFMLIAGDRDVEAGAVSFRYRTGVERRGVPVADAVQEIERVVANRVDPPDALNPDTAISA, translated from the coding sequence GTGGCCGACCTCCGCATCACCCTCGACGGCGCTCCTCGCGTCGTGTCGACGGGGGAGACGGTCGGCACGATCCTCGCCGACGCGGGCATCGAGGCGGTCGGGGTGCGCGCCAACGAGATCGCCCTGCACGACCTGTCGTGGCTGCCGGAGGACGGCGACGCGCTGGAGTCGATCCCGCTCGCCTCGCCGGAGGGGCGGGCGATCCTGCGCCACTCGACCGCTCACGTGATGGCCCAGGCGGTGACCGACCTCTTCCCCGACGCGAAGTTCGCGATCGGGCCGCCGGTCGACAACGGCTTCTACTACGACTTCGACGTCGCCGAGCCGTTCACGCCCGACGACGTCGAGCGCATCGAGGCACGGATGCGCGAGATCATCAGCGCCGACCAGCGCTTCACCCGGCGGCGGCTGGAGCCCGACGAGGCGCGCGCGCTGTTCCACGACCAGCCCTACAAGCTCGACATCATCGACCGTGCAACCTCGGGCCAGGTCTCGGGCGAGGAGATGGTCGACGCGGCCGGCCCCGAGATCACCGTCTACGACAACAAGACCAACGGCGATGTCGCCTGGACCGACCTCTGCCGCGGGCCGCACGTCCCGTCGACGGGCGCGATCCCGGCGTTCAAGCTGATGCGCACCGCCGCGGCGTACTGGCGCGGCGACGAGCACAACCAGCAGTTGCAGCGGATCTACGGCACCGCGTGGGAGTCGCAGCAGGCTCTGGACGACTACCTCGTCCGGCTGGAGGAGGCGGAGAAACGCGACCACCGCCGCCTCGGCGCCGACCTCGATCTGTTCAGCTTCCCGGAGGAGATCGGCTCCGGGCTGGCCGTCTTCCACCCCAAGGGCGCGGCCGTACGCCGGGTGATGGAGGACTACTCGCGGCGCCGGCACGAGCAGGCCGACTACTCGTTCGTCTACTCGCCGCACATCACGAAGGAGAACCTCTTCCAGACCTCCGGCCACCTGCAGTGGTACGCGGACGGCATGTACCCGCCCATGCAGATGGAGGGGCACGACTACTACCTCAAGCCGATGAACTGCCCGTTCCACTGTCTGATCTTCCAGGCGCGGGGCCGGTCCTACCGCGATCTCCCGTTGCGTTTCTTCGAGTTCGGCACGGTCTACCGCTACGAGAAGTCCGGCGTGGTCCACGGGCTGACCCGCGCACGCGGCTTCGCGCAGGACGACGCCCACATCTTCTGCACCCGCGAGCAGATGGGCGAGGAGCTCAAGAGCCTGCTCGGGTTCGTGCTGTCCCTGCTGAGCGACTACGGACTGTCGGACTTCTACCTCGAGCTGTCGACCCGCGACGACAGCGAGAAGTTCGTGGGGGAGCAGGCCGACTGGGACGAGGCGACCGAGGCGCTGCGCGAGGCGGCGGTCGACTCGGGCCTGGAGCTCGTGCCCGACCCCGGTGGCGCGGCGTTCTACGGGCCGAAGATCTCCGTCCAGGCGCGCGACGCGATCGGACGCAGCTGGCAGATCTCGACCATCCAGCTCGACTTCCAGACCCCGGCGCGCTTCGGTCTCGAGTACCAGACAGCCGACAACACCAGGGCGCAGCCGGTGATGATCCACCGTGCGCTGTTCGGGTCGGTCGAGCGCTTCTTCGCGGTGCTGCTCGAGCACTACGCCGGCGCCTTCCCCGCCTGGCTCGCGCCGGTGCAGGTCACCTGCATCCCGATCGCCGAGCGGCACGTGCCCTACCTGGAGGAGATCGCCGCCCGGCTGCGCGGTGCGGGCCTGCGGGTCGAGGTCGACACGTCCGACGAGCGCATGCAGAAGAAGATCGCGAAGGCGCAGACGGAGAAGGTGCCGTTCATGCTGATCGCGGGAGACCGCGACGTGGAAGCGGGCGCCGTGTCGTTCCGCTACCGCACGGGAGTCGAGCGGCGCGGCGTGCCGGTCGCCGACGCGGTGCAGGAGATCGAGCGGGTGGTGGCCAACCGCGTCGACCCGCCCGACGCGCTCAACCCCGACACTGCCATCTCCGCCTGA
- a CDS encoding HIT domain-containing protein, translating into MTAPEPDPATTEQQHGCGPADTFQRLWMPHRMAYIKGEGKAGCPFCEIPTMSDEDGLIVARGSCVYAVLNLYPYNGGHLMMVPFRHVADYTDLEDGETAELAEFTKKAMQALRASSNAQGFNIGMNQGGVAGAGIAAHLHQHVVPRWGGDTNFMPVVGHTKVLPQLLSETRELVAAHWPPD; encoded by the coding sequence ATGACCGCGCCCGAGCCCGACCCGGCGACCACGGAGCAGCAGCACGGCTGTGGGCCGGCCGACACCTTCCAGCGCCTGTGGATGCCGCACCGCATGGCTTACATCAAGGGCGAGGGCAAGGCGGGATGCCCCTTCTGCGAGATCCCGACGATGAGCGACGAGGACGGCCTGATCGTGGCGCGGGGGTCGTGCGTCTACGCCGTGCTCAACCTGTACCCCTACAACGGCGGTCACCTGATGATGGTGCCGTTCCGGCACGTCGCCGACTACACCGACCTCGAGGACGGCGAGACCGCCGAGCTCGCCGAATTCACCAAGAAGGCGATGCAGGCGCTGCGCGCGTCGAGCAACGCGCAGGGCTTCAACATCGGTATGAACCAGGGCGGGGTGGCCGGCGCCGGCATCGCCGCGCACCTGCACCAGCACGTCGTGCCGCGGTGGGGCGGCGACACCAACTTCATGCCGGTCGTCGGCCACACCAAGGTGCTGCCGCAGCTGCTGAGCGAGACCCGGGAGCTCGTGGCGGCCCACTGGCCGCCGGACTGA
- a CDS encoding elongation factor G-like protein EF-G2 — protein MADKSGAGAAPGRAPSVEQPANIRNVVLVGHSGSGKTTLVEALLVATGTIPRAGRVEDGSTVSDHDEAEVRQQRSVSLVVAPFEHAGVKVNLLDSPGYADFVGDLRAGLRAADAALFIVSAADGIDGTTRMIWDECANVGMPRAVVVTRLDSPRADVDGALAACQEAFGAGVLPLYLPERSGAEVTGLSSLLNPTRDDDDVATARSALIEGIIAESEDETLMDRYLGGEEIDVKVLVGDLETAVARGSFYPVLPVCAGTGVGMTELLEVLTSAFPSPLEHPLPTVTRPDGSAISPLTCDPSGPLCAEVIKTTTDPYVGRISLVRVFSGTLRPDTVVHVSGHGLAERGHEDHDVDEKVGALASPLGKQLRPVDRVIAGDICAIAKLSRAETGDTLSSKEEPLLMSAWEMPEPLLPVAIEAKSKSDEDKLSTGLARMVAEEPTVRLDRNAETHQLVLWCMGEAHADVLLERLKTKYGVEVTEVPLRVPLRETFSGAAKGHGRHVKQSGGHGQYGVCDIQVEPLGSGEGFEFVDKIYGGSVPNQFIPSVEKGVRAQMERGVSAGYPLVDIRVTLVDGKAHSVDSSDMAFQMAGGLALRDAAQNGTVTLLEPVVELATLVPDDYVGAVMSDLSSRRGRVTGTEPVGDNGRTLVRAEVPEIEITRYAIDLRSLSHGTGTFTRHYLRHEPMPSHLAGKIAAEQQEEPAP, from the coding sequence ATGGCCGACAAATCCGGCGCCGGCGCTGCGCCCGGCAGGGCACCTTCGGTCGAGCAGCCCGCGAACATCCGCAACGTGGTGCTGGTCGGCCATTCCGGATCGGGGAAGACGACGCTCGTCGAGGCCCTCCTCGTCGCGACCGGGACGATCCCCCGGGCCGGTCGGGTCGAGGACGGCAGCACCGTGAGCGACCACGACGAGGCGGAGGTCCGCCAGCAGCGGTCCGTCTCGCTCGTCGTCGCGCCGTTCGAGCACGCCGGGGTCAAGGTCAACCTGCTCGACTCGCCCGGCTACGCCGACTTCGTGGGAGACCTGCGCGCGGGGCTGCGCGCCGCCGATGCCGCGCTGTTCATCGTGTCGGCCGCCGACGGCATCGACGGCACCACCCGCATGATCTGGGACGAGTGCGCCAACGTCGGCATGCCACGCGCCGTCGTCGTCACCCGGCTCGACTCGCCGCGCGCCGACGTCGACGGGGCGCTCGCCGCGTGCCAGGAGGCGTTCGGCGCCGGCGTACTCCCCCTCTACCTGCCCGAGCGGTCGGGGGCCGAGGTCACGGGCCTGTCGTCGCTGCTCAACCCGACCCGCGACGACGACGACGTGGCCACCGCCCGCAGCGCGCTGATCGAAGGGATCATCGCGGAGTCCGAGGACGAGACCCTGATGGACCGCTACCTCGGCGGCGAGGAGATCGACGTCAAGGTTCTCGTCGGCGACCTGGAGACCGCGGTGGCGCGCGGCTCGTTCTACCCGGTGCTGCCGGTGTGCGCGGGCACCGGCGTCGGCATGACCGAGCTGCTCGAGGTGCTCACCAGCGCGTTCCCGTCACCGCTCGAGCACCCGCTGCCGACGGTGACCAGGCCCGACGGCTCGGCGATCTCGCCACTGACCTGCGACCCGTCCGGCCCGCTGTGCGCGGAAGTGATCAAGACGACGACCGACCCCTACGTCGGTCGGATCTCGCTGGTGCGGGTGTTCTCCGGCACGCTGCGCCCCGACACCGTCGTGCACGTGTCCGGGCACGGCCTGGCCGAGCGCGGGCACGAAGACCACGACGTCGACGAGAAGGTCGGCGCCCTCGCCTCGCCGCTGGGCAAGCAGCTGCGGCCGGTCGACCGGGTCATCGCCGGAGACATCTGCGCGATCGCGAAGCTGTCGCGCGCCGAGACCGGCGACACGTTGTCGTCGAAGGAGGAGCCACTGCTGATGTCGGCCTGGGAGATGCCCGAGCCGCTGCTGCCGGTCGCGATCGAGGCGAAGAGCAAGTCCGACGAGGACAAGCTGTCGACCGGTCTTGCCCGCATGGTCGCCGAGGAGCCGACGGTGCGGCTCGACCGCAACGCCGAGACCCACCAGCTCGTGCTGTGGTGCATGGGCGAGGCCCACGCCGACGTGCTGCTCGAGCGGCTGAAGACGAAGTACGGCGTCGAGGTCACCGAGGTGCCGCTGCGCGTGCCGCTGCGCGAGACCTTCTCCGGGGCGGCGAAGGGGCACGGCCGGCACGTGAAGCAGTCCGGCGGCCACGGGCAGTACGGCGTCTGCGACATCCAGGTCGAGCCGCTCGGGTCGGGCGAGGGCTTCGAGTTCGTCGACAAGATCTACGGCGGCTCGGTGCCCAACCAGTTCATCCCCTCGGTCGAGAAGGGCGTGCGCGCACAGATGGAGCGCGGGGTCAGCGCCGGCTACCCGCTGGTCGACATCCGCGTCACGCTCGTCGACGGCAAGGCGCACTCCGTCGACTCCTCCGACATGGCCTTCCAGATGGCCGGCGGTCTGGCGCTGCGCGACGCCGCCCAGAACGGCACCGTGACGCTGCTCGAGCCCGTCGTCGAGCTGGCGACGCTGGTGCCCGACGACTACGTCGGCGCCGTGATGAGCGACCTGTCGTCACGCCGTGGCCGGGTGACCGGCACCGAACCCGTCGGTGACAACGGCCGCACGCTGGTCCGGGCCGAGGTGCCCGAGATCGAGATCACCCGCTACGCGATCGACCTGCGGTCGCTGTCGCACGGCACGGGCACGTTCACCCGCCACTACCTGCGGCACGAGCCGATGCCGTCGCACCTGGCGGGCAAGATCGCCGCCGAGCAGCAGGAAGAACCGGCGCCCTAG
- a CDS encoding CDP-alcohol phosphatidyltransferase family protein — protein MLGIHARPVINRLFRPLGTRLVAWGVTPNMITVVGTVGVVGGALGFYPRGSFLWGTVVITCFVFSDSLDGVVARISGSTGVYGAFLDSTLDRFGDAAIFGGIALYWAGPGDDQLVAGVALFTLALSLITSYVKARAEGLGMTCNVGLVERPERLVAILVATGFSGIFDVNELQVAVLWVLAVTAAITVGQRLAEVRRQALALSRPA, from the coding sequence ATGCTCGGCATACACGCCCGCCCGGTGATCAACCGACTCTTCCGGCCACTGGGCACGCGCCTCGTCGCGTGGGGCGTGACGCCCAACATGATCACCGTCGTCGGCACGGTCGGCGTGGTCGGCGGTGCGCTCGGCTTCTACCCGCGCGGCTCGTTCCTGTGGGGCACGGTCGTCATCACCTGCTTCGTGTTCAGTGACTCCCTCGACGGGGTGGTCGCGCGCATCTCCGGCTCTACCGGCGTCTACGGCGCGTTCCTCGACTCGACGCTCGACCGGTTCGGCGACGCCGCGATCTTCGGTGGCATCGCGCTCTACTGGGCCGGCCCCGGCGACGACCAGCTCGTGGCGGGCGTCGCGCTGTTCACGCTGGCGCTCTCGCTCATCACGTCGTACGTCAAGGCGCGCGCCGAGGGGCTCGGCATGACCTGCAACGTCGGGCTCGTCGAGCGCCCGGAGCGGCTCGTCGCGATCCTGGTGGCCACCGGGTTCTCCGGGATCTTCGACGTCAACGAGCTGCAGGTCGCGGTGCTCTGGGTGCTGGCGGTGACGGCCGCGATCACCGTCGGGCAGCGGCTCGCAGAGGTACGCCGCCAGGCGCTGGCTCTCTCCCGACCCGCATGA
- a CDS encoding phosphatidylinositol mannoside acyltransferase has product MRLPDWGYAAGWRAIRTVPSPFARAVFDVGARVGFHRQGTAARRLRGNLARVVDESVLDATVAAGMRSYARYWCEVFRLPELDRDTVVGRMNVAHEHRLREAWAEGRGMILALPHTGNWDHAGAWLVMTGVPFTTVAERLRPEALYGRFVRFRESLGMEVIPLTGGERPPYAVLAERLRAGGCLCLLADRDLTSTGVGVDFFGGRAKMPAGPAALAIDTGAALLPVTLHYPDDRSWAGHIHPRVVPPAGRSRQEQIGAMTQQMADAFAEGIAAHPEDWHMFQKVWV; this is encoded by the coding sequence GTGAGGCTGCCGGACTGGGGCTACGCGGCCGGCTGGCGGGCGATCCGCACGGTGCCGTCGCCGTTCGCGCGGGCGGTCTTCGACGTCGGCGCCCGGGTCGGCTTCCACCGGCAGGGCACCGCCGCGCGACGACTGCGCGGCAACCTCGCCCGGGTGGTCGACGAGTCGGTCCTCGACGCGACGGTGGCTGCCGGGATGCGGTCCTACGCGCGCTACTGGTGCGAGGTCTTCCGGCTGCCCGAGCTGGACCGTGACACGGTCGTCGGCCGGATGAACGTCGCTCACGAGCACCGGCTGCGCGAGGCCTGGGCCGAGGGCCGCGGGATGATCCTCGCCCTGCCGCACACCGGCAACTGGGACCACGCGGGTGCGTGGCTGGTGATGACCGGGGTGCCGTTCACGACGGTCGCGGAACGGCTGCGCCCGGAGGCTCTCTACGGTCGGTTCGTGCGGTTCCGGGAGTCGCTGGGCATGGAGGTGATCCCGCTCACCGGCGGGGAGCGGCCGCCCTACGCCGTGCTCGCCGAGCGGCTGCGCGCCGGCGGCTGCCTGTGCCTGCTCGCCGACCGCGACCTGACGTCGACCGGGGTCGGGGTCGACTTCTTCGGCGGCCGCGCCAAGATGCCGGCCGGGCCCGCAGCCCTCGCCATCGACACCGGGGCGGCGCTGCTGCCGGTCACCCTGCACTACCCCGACGACCGGTCGTGGGCGGGCCACATCCACCCGCGCGTGGTGCCGCCAGCCGGGAGGTCGCGCCAGGAGCAGATCGGGGCGATGACGCAGCAGATGGCCGACGCGTTCGCCGAGGGCATCGCCGCGCACCCTGAGGACTGGCACATGTTCCAGAAGGTCTGGGTGTAG
- a CDS encoding glycosyltransferase family 4 protein: MRVGMVSPYPWDVPGGVVAHIRDLAETLQDLGHEVSVMTPVDDDEAPLPAYVVRAGRSIPVPYNGSVARLTFGPVSATRMLRWLRAGQFDVLHVHQPETLSLSLLAVMCADGPIVSTSHAHNTRSRILSLFQTPLQTQLEKVQARIAVSPAARRTIVEHLGHDAVLVPNGVHVHRFALAQPLPGWPGEGGAAGFIGRIDEPRKGLATLLDAFAQLAVARPDLRLLVAGPGDPPALPRSLRDRVVFLGLVSDEDKARFYRSVDVFVAPNTGGESFGIVLLEALAAGTPIVASDLDAFRQVLDDGRAGVLFPAGDPDALVTALGSLLDAPGERERLVDAGRRTVRRYDWSVVAREVVRVYETVIVSGTSVGVDEATVELWASQSASSS; this comes from the coding sequence GTGCGCGTCGGGATGGTGAGCCCCTACCCCTGGGACGTCCCCGGCGGCGTCGTCGCGCACATCCGCGACCTGGCCGAGACGCTGCAGGACCTGGGTCACGAGGTCTCGGTGATGACGCCGGTCGACGACGACGAGGCGCCGCTGCCGGCGTACGTCGTGCGGGCCGGGCGAAGCATCCCGGTGCCCTACAACGGCTCGGTTGCCCGGTTGACGTTCGGACCCGTGTCGGCGACGCGGATGCTGCGGTGGCTGCGGGCGGGGCAGTTCGACGTGCTGCACGTGCACCAGCCCGAGACGCTGAGCCTGTCGCTGCTCGCCGTGATGTGCGCCGACGGGCCGATCGTGTCGACGTCGCACGCGCACAACACGCGGTCGCGGATCCTGTCGCTGTTCCAGACGCCGCTGCAGACGCAGCTGGAGAAGGTGCAGGCACGCATCGCCGTGTCGCCTGCCGCTCGGCGCACGATCGTCGAGCACCTGGGCCACGACGCGGTGCTCGTGCCCAACGGCGTACACGTCCACCGGTTCGCCCTGGCGCAACCGTTGCCGGGATGGCCCGGCGAGGGTGGTGCGGCCGGGTTCATCGGCCGCATCGACGAGCCGCGCAAGGGGCTGGCCACGCTGCTCGACGCCTTCGCGCAGCTCGCCGTTGCGCGTCCGGACCTGCGCCTGCTCGTCGCCGGCCCGGGTGACCCGCCGGCGCTGCCCCGGTCGCTGCGCGACCGCGTGGTCTTCCTCGGCCTGGTGAGCGACGAGGACAAGGCGCGCTTCTACCGGTCTGTCGACGTGTTCGTCGCTCCCAACACCGGAGGGGAGAGCTTCGGCATCGTGCTGCTGGAGGCGCTCGCCGCCGGCACACCGATCGTGGCCAGCGACCTCGACGCCTTCCGCCAGGTGCTCGACGACGGGCGGGCCGGTGTGCTCTTCCCGGCGGGCGATCCCGACGCCCTCGTCACCGCGCTCGGCTCGCTGCTCGACGCGCCGGGGGAGCGGGAGCGGCTCGTCGACGCGGGCCGGCGGACGGTGCGCCGATACGACTGGTCGGTCGTGGCGCGTGAGGTCGTCCGGGTCTACGAGACGGTGATCGTGTCCGGGACGTCCGTGGGGGTCGACGAGGCTACAGTCGAGCTGTGGGCCTCGCAGTCGGCTTCGTCCTCGTAG